The DNA sequence aacaaacggcctacatgcttaatttctaataaaatattgaaattgtgaaaaatataggtatttattgattttcatgttttttcttgcaaatatgctaataatatgcaaattatgaaattgcaaaataaagtttctacatagcatacatctttcaagtgtgatgttcaaaatgacagacatcaaaaagagattcgatgaaatgtaaaggtgtagtaacaattttggcatggactgtctggttaggcaaagtacggtaagttgagctgtagtccgccatatttacgggatgatacgtcacatgcaaggcctctatataccTGATATCAATCAATTCCGTAGTACATTTAGCTCCCGTAATTTAGAACAACTTTACTTGATTTCCATTTTATATAAAAATGGTCCTTCTTTGAGGTTTGAACAAGTCAATGAATTTATTTTGTAGATAAAATGATAAAGAGCGTAGTGTATAATAGTGTGGATCAGATGTTAAAGTTCATGCATCATGTCTATATCCCGTACAATTCAGTTATTTAAAGATTATAGTTAAACAAAATAGAAATCCATATATCGCTGTCTGAAATGAAACCCGATTCCAGCTCGGGGttttcacacacacaaaaaaaaaaaaaaacagccgcCGCGATTGATgttgaaataataattatatggtATATATCCGTATAATTATAGGTCAGTTAAAAGCTTCAATAGGGCTGCTAGTAAGTCATTACTTTGTTGCTAGTCAAGATACCTTATTCCAAGTGAAATCAACAAACTTCTGTGTAACTTGAGGCAAGAAGAACACGTGACAATAAGTTGGAATGATATTAATTACAGTATTCGTACATAATATCACCCATAATTACTGCAAGTATTGAAAAGCCAATTCCGGTAGGACCAATATTACACATTCAAAGTGTGTCTTACATAGAAAGATGAAATCCGTTAATTCCAGGTTTATTTTCCATAGATGATTCAAATTCCAGTTGAGATTTCTGGCAAAATCCAGTTACAAAATTTAGCgaataaaatacaaatgaaatttcCTTTCCCTGGATGGAAGATAAGGAATTAGGGGATGTGCAAAAAATGCCGAGCCCCTCTCTGGGTGTTGCCAAAATAATGCTAAGCCTCCTCATTAGTTAACCCCGGAGTACACAAAATGAAATTCATTTGACTAGCTCAACGTGATATGAACAGAATATCTGGATATCGAATTCAATGAAGCATATGATATTATCTTGCATGCCTCATTATAATAAAACTTCAGATTTTCAagttcattacgttttgttacctggagagattttatcatgtctcacctcctttttcaaccaaatcgacggtaatcacttcctgggaactaaataccacacaatgtcatttttattAAACTCATTGGCCCATTTGtattatatactgcctctagctataatgacatccttgtgatctatTCAACtaattgacagatacgaacctcaggagggaattcagtttttatcaattctctccaggtagtgaaacgtaacgTGTTAGtttgatttgtccatttgaaacatgcATATGTGTCTGACGACATAAAAATTTCATGgggtttgctgtctactgctttGGAGTGGTACAATGATTTACGCTCCAGATTGTGACAGAAATAGTGGAATATTGTCACCAGAAAATGAACGGTCActctcattacgtttcactacctgaagagaattgatcaaacatTGAATTCCTTCCTGGTGTTGGTATCTGTTAATgaattgaccagatcaccagACTGTCATAGCCataggcagtatataacacaaatgggtcaatgaattacataaaaattaccttgtgtggtatttagttcccagtaAGTGAGTTttacctgaggcaatttgtggttttaTGTTGATCCCTCACAAAAAGAGTTaataccgtcgatttggttgaaaagggtggtgagacatgatcaattctgttcaggcagtgaaacctaatgtttTCCAGATTGATTTCTACTCTGGAAAGAGTTGTCCATTTGATAATGTGTCATCTTTTGAAAGAGtgattgtttaattattttcacGCTTTGCAGTCTTTAGTAAGAGAGGATATACACGATAATATACCATGTATTACTATCTAAGTTAGCACCATATACCTAAAGTTTTAACCATTATTAAAGAGTGTTTGTTCTTGACCTATATAAATGTCTATCAGTAAAATTCTTTATTGTCTGTCGTAATTGTAGTCTCGCCGAGACTTTTTTCACTTTAGCACGTTTTTCAGCTCTGTAGATTTCCCTGTACAAATCATGGACTGCGTCTACAATTTCTACGGATCCATCACTTGCTGATACCTCATAATACTGGCATCCTAGTTCCTTAGCAAATTCCGCTCCTTCGGACACAGTTATCGTTCTTAGATGACATAGATCTGCTTTGTTACCGAGCAAAATGGCGGGAAGTTTATCAACGTCTTTTTTAGCACCGCGTGTCACGCAAGTTTTCAGTTTATTAAGATGATTAAAACTACTTCTATCGGTGACGGAAAATACAAGGATGGCTCCGTCTGCTTTTTGCATTTGTTCTTGTCTGGTCTGGCACTCAACGTCCTGGAAAGATAACAAAGAAAAGCGAGAAATAATgttatattaagggatctaaaatgagcgtttattgcgtttcgacagtattttttgtgggacatgagagcacctcggacctatcgaattgcattctgaatacgaagcatgtctttctgatatcaaaatttttccattttttttatttttcaatataatacaaattttatgacaaattataataatttgatatttttcaaatttttgatatataacagtactcgaagtaaattatataaatctaatgatatattcttaaagtgtatgtagcaggaggaaaagccgacggtcaattgaaaattttgacctttcatattgaagatatggatttttttcccaaaagacctaattttttttttggtgttttgggaaaaaaatccatatcttcaatacgagaggtcaaaattttcaattgatcgtcggcttttcatcccacctacatacactttaagtataaatcatcagatttataaagtttacttcaagtactgttaaatatcaaaaatatcaattttaatgatttgccataaaatgtgtattaaactgcgaatttcaaaatatcaaaattatttgatatcagaatgacattcttcgtattcagaatgcaattcgatatgtctgatgtgctctgatttCACCAAATACagactgtccaaacgttcataccccagccctagggtagacgaggtatattgttggtcgaagcaaccaaaaataatatataataatcaatatgttattaaaaaataacactttgatgttttgcaaaagttcattctacaaatcatttactttaaaaacttgcttgatttattgttgttaatgggttttgtacgttttacaaaagagttgttgtttcagctatctttataacataactcaagaacctcaGGACCTACATATATATCTgatatatttgaattcctctgcacgcttgctatgaaatgatcgatgcaaattttgccaaagctcactacaattcgcaagatgctgaattaccaaattgcaacagtttaaaagagttgctaaccttaagattaaaaatgatttcaaatgcACAAAGGCACATTTTCTGATTCCCTCAGAAACAAATCATGGTGCTGCCGATGTTTCTGATTTATTTGATTAGGTTAAAAGTTTGCAAATCACTCCTTTTGATCGATTCAAAAGATTTAAAACTCAAATCGGATTTTCAGTCGAAAACAATTTGCAATCAACAAAAAGATCAATCCTTTTGACTGAATACTCAATTATTGGATAATTTAATAAAGTCCGTCTCCCTCTCCGTCTCTCAGTCTCTCTGTGTCTTTGTCTTGCATGTATGCGTGTGTGTCCGTCCGTCCTTTATGTATGTCTGCCTCTGCATCTCTTTACACTGTTTTGTTTTACTTCTGCCTGTTTTGCCCTAGTTAAATCACTCTCTTAAAGTGACGGTTGCTGTCACGTAACAGTTAAGAATATACTCACGAAATCTCCCGGGGTATCAAGGATGTTTAGATGAACCGTTTGGTCGTCGACTTTTGTTGACTGATTATACACGGATTCTGTGGATGAAGAGAGTAATGGAGTAA is a window from the Amphiura filiformis chromosome 12, Afil_fr2py, whole genome shotgun sequence genome containing:
- the LOC140166067 gene encoding ras-related and estrogen-regulated growth inhibitor-like, coding for MAAGNRKAVVSPCNVQNEVRLVVLGQTGVGKSAIVVRYLTRRFIGDYAPNLESVYNQSTKVDDQTVHLNILDTPGDFDVECQTRQEQMQKADGAILVFSVTDRSSFNHLNKLKTCVTRGAKKDVDKLPAILLGNKADLCHLRTITVSEGAEFAKELGCQYYEVSASDGSVEIVDAVHDLYREIYRAEKRAKVKKVSARLQLRQTIKNFTDRHLYRSRTNTL